A genomic region of Limnohabitans curvus contains the following coding sequences:
- a CDS encoding ATP-binding protein, whose translation MSSIKFDALAAWVVPRLPTRFQEGRLPYLFLIVWLLIAAMVVLALITPYPNGVPVPLAFAVVLLILQFLFIWGLPLQGAVNLGLLAGLLQVCYAAWMSGGIFSPRMAWLAAIPLIPFYAISRFTGLAWLVSVLCVELAMAYVTWHGWLPDNPTLGAAQIMSSFASYTVVTIIVITVPFLYDNLFRQAYAASLQRNLELEEKRKELLRTAALREQFIATVSHELRTPMNAILGFNNMLLARVSDNPQALKILNHTRQSADHLLTVINDVLDYSQLQAGKINVQYETFALRDTVHTAFDLFAQRVESMHLKYSCTIDDNVPHWVHTDRHRLMQILVNLLGNAIKFTHQGHVTLHVRQQPLCVHFSVRDSGIGIPEAQQPKIFQRFVQAEDDIQSRYGGNGLGLSITQRLVELMGGHIGFESRPGEGSMFWFTLPLVEVAPPEVEVPRIKMPTTTSVTVPRFLVVDDHPINRLLVRQILKNNWKNCELVEADNGIKALDALRQQDFDVVLMDMVMPEMDGIEATAALRLSFDQPTRDTPVLGLTANVNPQDLERFADAGVSAVVLKPFDAVKLCAQVEQMLTEKKSSLGS comes from the coding sequence GTGAGCAGCATCAAGTTTGATGCCCTGGCTGCTTGGGTTGTGCCACGCTTGCCCACGCGCTTTCAAGAAGGGCGCTTGCCGTATTTGTTCTTGATCGTGTGGCTTCTCATTGCTGCGATGGTGGTGCTTGCTTTGATCACGCCTTACCCGAATGGCGTGCCTGTGCCGTTGGCGTTTGCTGTTGTGTTGCTTATCTTGCAGTTCTTGTTCATCTGGGGTTTGCCGTTGCAAGGGGCTGTCAACCTGGGTTTGCTCGCGGGGTTGTTGCAAGTTTGTTATGCGGCTTGGATGTCAGGCGGTATTTTTTCGCCACGCATGGCGTGGTTGGCCGCGATTCCTTTGATTCCGTTTTACGCCATCAGTCGCTTCACGGGCCTCGCGTGGTTGGTTTCGGTGTTGTGCGTGGAGTTGGCCATGGCCTATGTCACTTGGCATGGTTGGTTGCCTGACAACCCGACTTTGGGGGCAGCACAAATCATGTCCTCGTTTGCCAGCTATACAGTGGTCACGATCATCGTCATCACCGTGCCTTTTTTGTATGACAACCTCTTTCGCCAAGCCTATGCCGCAAGCCTTCAACGCAACTTAGAGCTAGAGGAAAAACGCAAAGAACTTCTGCGTACGGCGGCCTTGCGCGAGCAGTTCATTGCCACTGTCAGTCATGAACTGCGCACGCCCATGAATGCGATCTTGGGCTTCAACAACATGTTGCTTGCTCGCGTGTCTGATAACCCGCAAGCCTTGAAAATTTTGAACCACACCCGGCAATCGGCGGATCACTTGCTTACTGTCATCAACGACGTGCTGGATTACTCACAGTTGCAAGCCGGCAAGATCAACGTGCAGTACGAAACTTTTGCCTTGCGCGATACCGTTCACACCGCATTCGACCTATTTGCGCAACGCGTCGAGAGCATGCATCTGAAATACTCTTGCACCATTGACGACAACGTCCCGCATTGGGTGCATACCGATCGTCATCGACTCATGCAAATTCTGGTGAACCTGTTGGGCAACGCCATCAAGTTCACGCATCAAGGCCATGTGACTTTGCATGTACGTCAACAGCCGCTGTGCGTGCACTTCTCCGTGCGTGACAGCGGTATTGGTATCCCCGAAGCGCAACAGCCCAAAATTTTTCAACGTTTTGTCCAAGCTGAGGATGACATTCAATCGCGCTACGGCGGCAATGGCTTGGGTTTGTCCATCACGCAGCGCCTCGTTGAACTGATGGGCGGCCATATTGGTTTTGAAAGTAGGCCCGGTGAAGGTTCCATGTTTTGGTTCACCTTACCGCTGGTTGAGGTTGCCCCTCCCGAGGTGGAGGTTCCGCGGATCAAAATGCCCACGACGACGAGTGTTACGGTGCCGCGTTTCTTGGTTGTGGATGACCATCCAATCAACCGATTGCTGGTGCGTCAAATTTTGAAAAATAATTGGAAAAATTGTGAGTTGGTCGAAGCAGATAACGGCATCAAAGCGCTAGACGCGCTGCGCCAACAAGATTTCGATGTGGTGCTCATGGACATGGTCATGCCCGAAATGGATGGCATTGAGGCCACTGCTGCGCTGCGCTTAAGCTTTGATCAACCCACGCGTGACACCCCCGTCTTGGGCCTCACCGCGAACGTCAATCCCCAAGACCTTGAGCGCTTTGCCGATGCCGGCGTGAGCGCTGTGGTGCTCAAGCCATTTGATGCCGTCAAGCTCTGCGCTCAGGTTGAGCAAATGCTCACAGAGAAAAAATCTTCCCTGGGTTCATGA
- a CDS encoding FAD-binding oxidoreductase yields MNAPTAHQHLTPALAPREVPAELIAALQARFGANCSTALVVREQHGRDESPFVHVPPPAAVVFAESTQDVADAVTLAAQYKAPVIPFGVGSSLEGHLLAVQGGISLDVSRMNKVLSINAEDLTVTVQPGVTRKQLNEEIKSTGLFFPIDPGADASIGGMCATRASGTNAVRYGTMRENVLTLEVVTASGEVIRTGTRAKKSAAGYDLTRLFVGSEGTLGVMTEITLRIYPLPEAVLAAVCSFPSIEAAVHTTITTIQMGVPIARVELLDGASVRMVNQYAKLNLAETPMLLMEFHGSPAGVKEQAETVQEIAAEHGGVSFEWATTPEERTRLWTARHNAYFAAIQSRPGCRAVTTDTCVPISKLADAMLDSIAEANASGLHYFLVGHVGDGNFHVGYLIDPNNAQECALAEDLNHKLVTRALNLGGTCTGEHGIGLHKMAFLRTETGEGAVNIMRTIKRALDPDNIMNPGKIFSL; encoded by the coding sequence ATGAACGCCCCCACCGCCCATCAACATTTAACACCTGCCCTCGCACCACGCGAGGTGCCCGCCGAATTAATTGCGGCACTGCAAGCCCGATTTGGCGCAAATTGCTCAACTGCGTTGGTGGTGCGAGAGCAGCATGGGCGCGATGAATCACCCTTCGTGCACGTGCCACCACCCGCTGCAGTGGTGTTTGCCGAAAGCACACAAGACGTGGCGGATGCCGTCACGCTGGCCGCGCAATACAAAGCGCCCGTCATTCCATTTGGTGTGGGTTCGTCGCTAGAAGGCCACTTGCTGGCTGTCCAAGGCGGTATCAGCCTAGACGTGAGCCGCATGAACAAGGTGCTGAGCATCAACGCCGAAGACTTGACGGTGACGGTGCAACCCGGCGTGACGCGCAAACAACTGAATGAGGAGATCAAAAGCACGGGGCTGTTCTTCCCAATCGATCCGGGTGCGGACGCATCGATTGGCGGCATGTGCGCCACACGTGCCAGCGGCACCAACGCCGTACGCTACGGCACGATGCGCGAAAACGTCTTGACACTTGAAGTGGTGACCGCCAGTGGCGAGGTAATTCGCACCGGAACGCGTGCTAAAAAATCAGCAGCGGGCTACGACCTGACACGTTTGTTTGTGGGCAGCGAAGGCACGTTGGGTGTGATGACAGAAATCACGCTGCGGATTTACCCACTACCTGAGGCGGTGCTGGCTGCCGTGTGTTCGTTCCCCAGCATTGAAGCGGCGGTGCACACGACAATCACGACCATTCAAATGGGGGTGCCCATTGCGCGTGTAGAGCTGCTTGATGGCGCCTCTGTCCGCATGGTGAACCAATATGCGAAATTGAATTTGGCGGAAACGCCCATGCTGTTGATGGAGTTTCACGGTTCACCCGCCGGCGTGAAAGAACAAGCCGAAACAGTGCAAGAAATTGCTGCAGAACATGGTGGCGTGTCGTTTGAATGGGCAACGACACCCGAAGAACGCACACGCTTGTGGACGGCACGACACAACGCCTACTTTGCCGCCATTCAAAGCCGCCCTGGCTGCCGCGCAGTGACAACGGACACATGTGTGCCCATTAGCAAGCTAGCGGATGCCATGTTGGATTCAATTGCCGAGGCCAATGCGTCTGGCCTCCACTACTTCTTAGTGGGGCACGTCGGCGATGGCAATTTCCATGTGGGATATTTGATTGACCCCAACAACGCACAAGAGTGCGCCTTGGCAGAAGACTTGAACCACAAACTGGTGACACGCGCCCTCAACCTAGGCGGCACATGCACCGGCGAACATGGCATTGGTTTGCACAAGATGGCGTTCTTACGTACCGAAACAGGTGAAGGTGCCGTGAACATCATGCGCACCATCAAGCGGGCACTGGACCCAGACAACATCATGAACCCAGGGAAGATTTTTTCTCTGTGA
- a CDS encoding cob(I)yrinic acid a,c-diamide adenosyltransferase, whose amino-acid sequence MGNRLSQIATRTGDAGTTGLGNNQRVSKNSLRVHAMGEVDELNSNIGVLLCEDMPQDVREVLVEIQHQLFNLGGELSIPGFELLKEEAVQALDNALEKYNSQLPKLEEFILPAGTRGAALSHVCRTVARRAERATVALGNEEAIGDAPRQYLNRLSDLMFVFARVLNRLNGGDDVYWKSERMKRSDA is encoded by the coding sequence ATGGGCAACCGACTTTCACAAATCGCCACGCGCACAGGTGACGCAGGAACCACAGGCTTGGGCAATAACCAACGCGTGTCCAAAAATAGCCTGCGCGTCCACGCCATGGGCGAGGTGGACGAACTCAACTCCAACATCGGCGTCTTGCTTTGTGAAGACATGCCGCAAGACGTGCGCGAGGTGTTGGTTGAGATTCAGCACCAGTTGTTTAACCTGGGTGGTGAGCTGTCCATCCCCGGTTTTGAGTTGCTGAAAGAAGAGGCCGTTCAAGCGCTTGACAACGCGCTCGAAAAATACAACAGCCAACTCCCCAAACTTGAAGAATTTATCTTGCCTGCCGGCACACGCGGTGCAGCGCTTTCACATGTGTGTCGCACCGTGGCACGTCGTGCAGAGCGTGCCACTGTGGCTTTAGGCAACGAAGAAGCGATAGGCGATGCGCCGCGCCAATACCTCAACCGATTGAGTGACCTGATGTTCGTTTTCGCTCGTGTTCTCAATCGCTTGAATGGTGGCGATGACGTGTACTGGAAAAGTGAACGGATGAAGCGTAGCGACGCTTAA